Proteins encoded in a region of the Chitinophagaceae bacterium genome:
- the rnc gene encoding ribonuclease III, producing the protein MCLKRLLRRWYNISLSKDKVFVSSIRHLLGFIPVNVILFKKAFRHISKSQKAEDNNERLELLGDAILSAVTMHTLYLKFPYKEEGFLSEMRSKFVSRESLNSIGEKMNLQSMIETNQKSILKQSRNILGNTLEAVIGAIYIDRGYSFAYSFIQNQIFQPYIDWDNMDESFQNYKSKVLEFGQKEGNEVNFKVISETTRSKRKFFTVGIFINDKLEEKGEGFSKKQAEQQAARKIADKFSI; encoded by the coding sequence ATCTGTTTGAAACGTCTTTTAAGAAGGTGGTACAATATATCTTTATCGAAAGACAAAGTGTTTGTTAGCTCAATAAGGCACTTATTAGGGTTTATACCTGTGAATGTAATTTTATTTAAAAAAGCTTTTCGTCATATTTCCAAAAGTCAAAAAGCAGAAGACAATAACGAACGCCTTGAATTGCTGGGGGATGCAATCTTAAGTGCCGTTACTATGCATACCTTATATCTCAAGTTTCCTTACAAAGAGGAAGGCTTTTTATCTGAAATGCGCTCTAAATTCGTATCCAGAGAGAGCCTGAATAGTATCGGAGAAAAAATGAATCTTCAAAGTATGATTGAAACCAACCAAAAAAGTATTTTAAAACAGAGTAGAAATATTCTTGGTAACACTTTGGAGGCTGTTATTGGTGCTATTTATATTGACAGAGGATATTCTTTTGCTTACAGTTTTATTCAAAACCAGATTTTCCAGCCTTATATTGATTGGGATAATATGGATGAATCTTTTCAAAACTACAAAAGTAAAGTTCTCGAGTTTGGTCAAAAAGAAGGCAATGAAGTTAATTTTAAAGTGATTAGTGAAACGACCAGAAGCAAGCGTAAGTTTTTTACGGTAGGTATTTTTATTAATGACAAACTGGAAGAAAAAGGCGAGGGTTTCAGTAAAAAACAGGCTGAACAACAAGCAGCTCGAAAAATTGCCGATAAATTCTCTATCTGA